Proteins found in one Neodiprion lecontei isolate iyNeoLeco1 chromosome 6, iyNeoLeco1.1, whole genome shotgun sequence genomic segment:
- the LOC107225218 gene encoding spectrin beta chain isoform X4 translates to MTTDISVVRGGWDPTLQQEIVDEYEYDGGNSSSRLFERSRIKALAGERESVQKKTFQKWVNSHLVRCSCRIGDLYVDLRDGKMLIKLLEILSGERLPRPTKGKMRIHCLENVDKALQFLREQRVHLENMGSHDIVDGNPRLSLGLIWTIILRFQIQDITIEETDNQETKSAKDALLLWCQMKTAGYHNVNVRNFTTSWRDGLAFNAIIHKHRPDLIHFDKLSKSNAIYNLNNAFNVAEDKLGLTKLLDAEDIFVDHPDEKSIITYVVTYYHYFSKMKQETVQGKRIGKVVGIAMENDRMIHDYESLTSDLLRWIEGTIEALGDRRFANSLVGVQTQLSQFSNYRTVEKPPKFVEKGNLEVLLFTLQSKMRANNQKPYTPKEGKMISDINKAWERLEKAEHERELALREELIRQEKLEQLAARFNRKASMRETWLSENQRLVSQDNFGFDLAAVEAAAKKHEAIETDIFAYEERVQAVMAVSQELEAENYHDIDRINARKDNVLRLWNYLLELLKARRVRLECSLQLQQNFQEMLYILDSMEEIKMRLLTDDYGKHLMGVEDLLQKHSLVEADINVLGERVKAVVQQSQRFLEQGEDYRPCDPTIIIERVQQLEDAYAELVRLAVERRARLEESRNLWQFYWDMADEENWIKEKEQIVSTGDIGHDLTTINLLLSKHKALENEIQSHEPQLMSVAAVGDELISQHHFGSDRIKERLQEILGMWNHLLDLAAFRRKRLEEAVDYHQLFADADDIDIWMLDTLRLVSSEDVGRDEANVQSLLKKHKDVTDELKNYATTIEQLHQQASQLGEHDSKSPKVLERLASIDSRYKELLELAKLRKQRLLDALSLYKLFSESDGVEQWIGEKNRMLETMVPAKDIEDVEIMKHRYDGFEKEMNANASRVAVVNQLARQLLHVEHPNSEQIVARQNELNQKWAELREKAEGKREALNSAHGVQTFHIECRETVSWIEDKKRILQQTDSLEMDLTGVMTLQRRLSGMERDLAAIQAKLNALEKEAQSIEQEHPDEAAVIRERITQIHTMWEQLTQMLKERDAKLEEAGDLHRFLRDLDHFQTWLTKTQTDVASEDTPTSLADAEKLLTQHQNIKEEIDNYTDDYQKMMDYGERLTSEAGDGDTQYMFLRERLNALKMGWEELHQMWANRQNLLSNSLNLQVFDRDARQAEVLLSQQEHILTKDETPTNFEQAENMIKRHEAFMTTLEANDDKINSVVQFAGRLVEEGHFAADKVKKKADAINDRRNANHEKANQVMDKLKDQLQLQMFLQDREELVEWVQEKHITAQDETYRSAKTVHSKWTRHQAFEAEIASNKDRLQQLQQAADELIQLKPELAEIIKPKVEELCDQFEELETTTKDKGERLFDANREVLIHQTCDDIDSWMNELEKQIESTDTGSDLASVNILMQKQQMIETQMAVKARQVTELDKQAEHLQRTVPDEKMEEIKCKKEKVAQRFEQLKAPLTDRQRQLEKKKEAYQFRRDVEDEKLWIAEKMPQATSSEYGNSLFNVHMLKKKNQSLRTEIENHEPRINSVCKNGQKLIDEGHEDSAEFTQRISDLSDKWRELKDAVDNRNKHLLQNEKAQQYFFDATEAESWMSEQELYMMVEDRGKDEISAQNLMKKHESLEHAVEDYADTIRQLGETARQLINDQHALSDQIAVKQSQVDKLYAGLKDLAGERRAKLDEALQLFMLNREVDDLEQWIAERELVAGSHELGQDYDHVTLLWERFKEFARDTETIGSERVAAVNGIADSLIATGHSDAATIAEWKDGLNEVWQDLLELIETRTQMLAASRELHKFFHDCKDVLGRILEKQNAMSDELGRDAGSVSALQRKHGNFIQDLFTLQSQVTQIQDESSKLQASYAGDKAREITNREAEVVAAWNNLQSLCEGRKAKLEDTGDLFRFFNMVRTLLIWMDDVVRQMNTSEKPRDVSGVELLMNNHQSLKAEIDTREDNLTACLDLGKDLLARNHYASVQIKEKLLALTDHRNALLHRWEERWENLQLILEVYQFARDAAVAEAWLIAQEPYLMSQELGHTIDDVENLIKKHEAFEKSAAAQEERFSALQRLTTSECPDKECGLYPPVLEFSHKLIFTPECPPSSKIPITQPKKYLKSQGEIVRDIILYCDRFIMPDTMQRRECTSTGTKIIYPNAINYRTDKTKPSKSFLWSSSWNSTSKTSQGSSGSQPVSPYAEFTDVPVFDDEIVTSNERKTLRRISTISAHKPEFFRLHSTPEITDLTVLNPRKYCVSNSSSDTEYSEIIDTACVPEKRTKSSTSIDVSHSVMIHNLVDTDNEFNHKHVNVELKTQLVKPTDTQMNEYGLEAYLRDKKSEKALAEISLNDELSSEDRHSLDLEKSITNIRKLRLEIGAFTDDLIKADLDPSELLILAERCFCNEDNSIRSFNHLMQVKFNDHDYMSLKSRAMPPNSSNLLTNETSSVRERSKSLLGPKDKFKKSSNLNKVDPNLSAISDSEKSFPSQDHSFSLDNVTLENNVTQFELRELKRQEQEREEEERREQEEAAAAEAAKLAKATPATSPDEPPSDRVDGDGNQSGEQAGEEDGHAPKGGSGSESGTLRRKERSRSKSPFRSFRWKKSTKSPSLDRSGVSDDDHSYTEQRSPGDDEFEGTLTRKHEWESTTKKATNRSWDKLYMVVRGQNLVAYKDQKSYKAAADQPYKGEPPLDLRGASVQVASEYTKKKHVFRVKSQSGADFLFQAKDDAEMLEWVSVLNQAAQGVSGASTSRAHTLPAPTQAETKRRSFFTLKKN, encoded by the exons GTGGTGTCAAATGAAGACTGCTGGATATCACAATGTAAATGTTAGGAACTTCACAACATCTTGGCGAGACGGTCTTGCGTTCAATGCCATAATACACAAACATCGTCCAGATTTGATCCACTTTGACAAGCTATCGAAATCAAACGCGATCTACAATTTAAACAATGCTTTCAATGTCGCAGAGGATAAATTAGGTCTAACAAAATTGTTAGACGCAGAGGATATTTTTGTTGATCATCCTGACGAAAAGTCTATAATAACTTATGTTGTGACCTACTATCACTACTTCTCGAAAATGAAGCAGGAGACCGTTCAAGGTAAACGAATTGGTAAAGTTGTCGGAATTGCCATGGAGAACGATAGAATGATTCACGATTATGAAAGTTTGACAAGTGATTTACTTAGATGGATCGAAGGAACAATTGAAGCTTTGGGTGATCGTCGTTTTGCTAATTCTCTTGTGGGCGTTCAGACTCAACTTTCACAGTTTTCCAACTACCGTACAGTAGAAAAACCACCTAAATTTGTAGAAAAGGGTAACTTGGAGGTGCTACTGTTTACACTGCAATCCAAAATGCGTGCCAACAATCAGAAACCCTACACACCCAAGGAAGGTAAAATGATTTCCGATATCAACAAAGCCTGGGAGAGATTAGAAAAAGCTGAACACGAGCGTGAATTGGCGCTCAGAGAAGAATTGATACGTCAAGAAAAATTGGAGCAATTGGCTGCAAGATTTAACCGAAAAGCCAGCATGAGAGAAACTTGGCTATCTGAAAATCAACGACTTGTATCGCAAGACAACTTTGGCTTCGATTTAGCAGCCGTAGAAGCTGCAGCTAAGAAACACGAGGCTATAGAAACTGATATATTCGCTTACGAAGAACGTGTGCAGGCAGTTATGGCTGTGTCTCAAGAGTTAGAGGCTGAAAACTACCACGATATAGACCGGATCAATGCCCGAAAGGACAATGTTCTAAGATTGTGGAACTACCTTCTGGAATTACTGAAAGCACGAAGAGTGCGGTTGGAATGTTCACTTCAATTACAACAGAACTTCCAAGAAATGTTGTACATTTTAGACAGTATGGAAGAAATTAAGATGCGATTGTTAACTGATGATTATGGTAAACATTTGATGGGCGTTGAAGATCTTCTTCAAAAGCATTCACTTGTTGAGGCCGACATCAATGTCTTAGGTGAGAGAGTTAAGGCTGTCGTACAACAAAGCCAAAGATTCTTAGAACAAGGAGAAGATTATCGTCCTTGCGATCCAACCATTATTATTGAACGAGTGCAACAACTTGAAGATGCTTACGCTGAATTGGTCCGCCTGGCTGTTGAGCGTCGAGCACGGCTTGAAGAATCTCGTAATCTTTGGCAATTCTATTGGGATATGGCTGACGAAGAGAATTGGATCAAGGAGAAAGAGCAGATTGTTTCTACGGGTGATATCGGTCATGACTTAACTACCATTAATTTACTTTTGTCCAAACACAAGGCCTTGGAGAACGAAATCCAATCTCACGAACCACAATTGATGTCAGTTGCTGCAGTGGGTGATGAATTGATTAGTCAACACCATTTCGGTTCTGATCGCATTAAGGAAAGATTACAAGAAATATTAGGCATGTGGAATCACCTGTTAGACTTGGCGGCGTTCAGACGCAAGCGGTTAGAAGAAGCTGTTGATTatcatcaattatttgctGATGCCGATGATATCGATATTTGGATGCTCGATACTCTGCGATTGGTATCGTCTGAGGATGTCGGTCGCGATGAAGCAAATGTGCAATCTTTGCTGAAAAAACATAAAGATGTCACTGATGAACTGAAAAATTACGCTACAACCATTGAACAGCTGCATCAACAAGCATCGCAACTTGGAGAACACGATTCTAAGTCTCCAAAGGTATTAGAAAGACTCGCCTCAATTGATTCGAGATACAAAGAGCTTCTGGAACTGGCTAAATTGCGCAAGCAAAGATTATTAGATGCCTTGTCTCTGTACAAGCTGTTCAGCGAATCGGATGGAGTTGAACAATGGATCGGAGAAAAGAACAGAATGTTGGAAACTATGGTTCCTGCCAAGGACATTGAAGATGTTGAGATAATGAAACACCGCTACGATGGCTTTGAGAAGGAAATGAATGCCAATGCTTCTCGCGTTGCTGTAGTTAATCAATTGGCTAGACAGCTACTACATGTTGAACATCCGAACTCAGAGCAGATTGTTGCACGTCAGAATGAATTGAATCAAAAGTGGGCCGAGCTAAGAGAGAAGGCTGAAGGCAAACGCGAAGCACTTAACTCTGCACATGGAGTACAAACCTTCCATATCGAATGTCGTGAGACCGTATCTTGGATCGAAGATAAGAAACGCATCTTACAGCAAACCGATAGCTTAGAAATGGACTTGACTGGTGTGATGACGCTACAACGTCGGCTTAGCGGTATGGAGCGTGACTTGGCAGCCATACAGGCGAAATTGAATGCACTTGAAAAAGAAGCGCAATCAATTGAGCAGGAACATCCTGATGAGGCTGCAGTCATTCGTGAACGAATCACCCAAATTCATACCATGTGGGAGCAATTAACTCAGATGCTTAAAGAACGCGATGCCAAACTCGAAGAAGCTGGAGATTTACATAGATTCTTGCGTGACCTTGATCATTTCCAGACTTGGCTTACCAAGACCCAAACAGATGTTGCCAGCGAAGATACACCCACAAGCCTTGCAGATGCTGAGAAACTGTTGACCCAGCATCAGAATATTAAGGAAGAGATTGACAACTACACGGACGATTATCAGAAGATGATGGACTATGGCGAGAGGCTAACAAGTGAGGCTGGAGATGGAGATACACAGTACATGTTCTTGAGAGAAAGATTGAATGCCCTGAAAATGGGCTGGGAAGAACTCCACCAAATGTGGGCAAATCGTCAAAATCTGTTATCGAATTCGTTGAACTTGCAGGTCTTTGACCGTGATGCTCGCCAAGCTGAAGTTTTGTTGTCTCAGCAAGAACATATCCTTACCAAAGATGAGACTCCGACGAACTTTGAACAAGCAGAAAATATGATAAAACGCCACGAAGCATTTATGACTACATTGGAAGCCAATGACGATAAGATCAACTCGGTCGTTCAATTTGCGGGCAGGTTAGTTGAGGAAGGCCACTTTGCGGCGGACAAAGTCAAGAAGAAGGCAGATGCAATAAATGATCGAAGAAACGCCAATCACGAAAAAGCTAATCAAGTGATGGACAAATTGAAGGATCAACTTCAGTTGCAGATGTTCTTACAGGATAGAGAGGAACTCGTTGAATGGGTACAGGAAAAACACATCACTGCTCAAGATGAAACTTATCGCAGTGCAAAAACGGTTCATAGCAAATGGACGAGGCACCAAGCGTTTGAAGCAGAAATTGCTAGCAATAAAGATCGTCTGCAACAACTGCAACAGGCTGCTGATGAGTTGATTCAATTGAAGCCTGAATTGGCTGAGATCATAAAGCCGAAAGTTGAAGAATTATGTGACCAATTTGAAGAGCTggaaacaacaacaaaagaCAAAGGAGAGAGACTATTCGATGCTAATCGTGAAGTCCTCATACATCAGACTTGCGATGATATCGACTCGTGGATGAATGAATTGGAGAAACAGATTGAAAGTACAGATACTGGATCTGATCTTGCCTCTGTCAATATTTTGATGCAGAAACAGCAGATGATAGAAACTCAAATGGCTGTGAAGGCTCGCCAAGTTACAGAGCTCGATAAACAGGCTGAACATTTGCAGAGAACAGTACCAGACGAGAAgatggaagaaataaaatgcaAGAAGGAGAAAGTTGCGCAAAGATTTGAACAGCTTAAGGCACCACTTACCGATCGACAGCGTCAGctggagaagaaaaaagaagcgtACCAATTCAGGCGTGACGTTGAGGATGAGAAATTATGGATTGCAGAAAAAATGCCACAAGCTACCAGTTCGGAATATGGTAATTCCCTCTTCAATGTTCAtatgttgaagaaaaagaatcaatCTCTCCGTACTGAAATCGAAAACCACGAACCAAGAATTAATTCTGTATGTAAAAACGGTCAGAAATTGATTGACGAGGGACACGAAGATAGTGCTGAATTCACTCAACGTATCTCCGATCTTTCGGATAAATGGCGCGAACTGAAAGATGCGGTTGACAACAGGAATAAGCATTTGTTACAAAACGAAAAGGCACAACAATACTTCTTCGACGCCACGGAGGCTGAATCGTGGATGAGCGAACAGGAATTATACATGATGGTTGAAGATCGTGGTAAAGACGAGATATCTGCGCAAAACCTAATGAAAAAACACGAGTCTTTGGAACATGCTGTCGAAGATTATGCCGATACCATCCGTCAGCTAGGTGAAACAGCAAGACAATTGATAAACGATCAGCATGCATTGAGTGATCAAATTGCAGTCAAACAATCCCAAGTTGACAAGCTATATGCAGGACTAAAAGATTTGGCTGGCGAACGCCGTGCCAAGCTAGACGAAGCCCTTCAATTGTTTATGCTAAACCGAGAAGTTGATGATTTGGAGCAATGGATAGCTGAGCGAGAATTAGTTGCAGGCAGTCATGAGTTAGGTCAAGATTACGATCATGTTACTTTGCTCTGGGAAAGATTCAAGGAATTTGCTCGTGACACAGAGACAATAGGATCGGAAAGAGTCGCAGCTGTAAATGGAATTGCAGATTCTTTGATTGCAACAGGACATTCGGATGCAGCTACAATTGCAGAATGGAAGGATGGCCTGAACGAAGTCTGGCAAGATTTGCTAGAGCTTATTGAAACACGAACTCAAATGTTAGCAGCTAGTCGTGAGCtacataaatttttccatgacTGCAAAGATGTTCTTGGAAGGATcttggaaaaacaaaatgcaaTGTCTGATGAATTGGGCCGCGACGCTGGCTCAGTTTCGGCACTTCAACGTAAACACGGCAACTTTATCCAAGACTTATTCACCTTACAGTCGCAGGTGACACAAATTCAAGATGAATCGTCTAAACTTCAAGCTAGCTACGCAGGGGATAAGGCTAGAGAAATCACGAATAGAGAGGCCGAAGTAGTAGCAGCTTGGAATAATTTACAATCTTTGTGCGAAGGACGTAAGGCAAAATTGGAAGACACCGGCGATTTGTTCAGATTCTTCAACATGGTTAGAACATTACTGATTTGGATGGATGATGTTGTTAGGCAAATGAACACTTCAGAAAAGCCCCGTGATGTATCAGGTGTAGAACTACTTATGAATAATCATCAAAGTTTGAAAGCTGAAATCGACACCAGGGAAGACAATCTTACTGCTTGTCTTGACCTAGGAAAAGATCTATTGGCAAGGAATCATTACGCTAGCGTCCAAATTAAGGAAAAACTACTAGCATTGACTGATCACAGAAATGCATTGTTGCACCGCTGGGAAGAAAGATGGGAGAATCTGCAGCTAA TTCTTGAAGTTTACCAATTTGCCAGAGATGCAGCTGTAGCAGAAGCTTGGCTTATTGCTCAGGAGCCATATCTCATGAGCCAAGAACTTGGG CATACAATCGACGACGTAGAAAATCTGATCAAGAAACATGAAGCTTTCGAAAAATCAGCTGCAGCACAAGAAGAAAGATTTAGTGCTCTACAACGACTCACAACG TCTGAGTGTCCTGATAAAGAATGCGGCCTGTACCCACCGGTGCTGGAATTTAGTCACAAATTAATCTTTACTCCGGAATGTCCTCCGTCATCTAAAATCCCTATAACACAACCCAAAAAATACCTCAAATCCCAAGGTGAGATTGTGCGTGACATTATTTTGTACTGTGACAGATTTATCATGCCTGATACGATGCAAAGACGTGAGTGTACATCTACAGGAACTAAAATCATTTATCCAAATGCTATAAATTATAGAACTGATAAGACAAAACCCTCCAAGTCTTTTCTATGGAGTTCTAGTTGGAATTCTACGAGTAAAACTTCTCAAGGTTCTTCTGGCAGTCAACCCGTATCACCTTATGCAGAATTCACAGATGTGCCTGTATTCGATGATGAGATTGTTACTTCCAACGAAAGAAAAACCTTAAGAAGAATCAGCACAATCAGTGCTCATAAACCAGAATTTTTCAGGTTACATTCCACTCCTGAAATTACGGATTTGACTGTATTGAATCCGAGGAAGTATTGTGTGTCAAACTCTTCCTCGGATACCGAATACAGTGAAATAATTGACACAGCTTGTGTTCCTGAAAAGAGAACGAAGAGTTCGACCAGTATTGATGTCAGTCATTCTGTAATGATCCACAACCTCGTGgatactgacaatgagttcaATCACAAACATGTAAATGTCGAACTAAAAACTCAACTAGTCAAACCCACAGATACACAAATGAATGAATATGGTCTGGAAGCATATCTTAGAGACAAAAAGTCAGAAAAAGCATTGGCTGAGATTTCTTTAAACGACGAGTTATCAAGTGAGGATAGGCATAGCCTAGACCTCGAAAAATCAATAACTAACATAAGGAAGTTACGTCTTGAAATTGGGGCATTTACGGATGATTTAATAAAAGCAGACCTTGATCCAAGTGAGTTGCTTATTTTAGCAGAGCGTTGTTTCTGTAATGAAGATAACAGTATTCGTAGTTTTAATCATTTAATGCAGGTAAAATTCAATGATCACGATTATATGTCATTGAAATCACGCGCAATGCCACCAAACTCCTCTAACTTACTAACGAACGAGACATCGAGTGTCCGTGAACGTAGTAAATCCCTTTTGGGTCCTAAAGACAAGTTCAAAAAAAGTTCTAATTTGAACAAAGTTGACCCAAACTTATCCGCTATCTCggattcagaaaaatcattcCCTTCCCAAGACCACTCCTTTTCTTTAGACAATGTAACCCTGGAAAACAATGTTACTCAA TTTGAGTTGAGAGAACTTAAACGACAAGAacaagaaagagaagaagaagaaaggcGTGAACAAGAAGAAGCTGCTGCGGCAGAGGCTGCGAAGTTAGCTAAAGCGACACCTGCCACCAGTCCTGACGAGCCACCCAGTGACAG AGTTGATGGCGATGGTAATCAAAGCGGGGAACAAGCTGGTGAAGAGGATGGTCATG CTCCGAAGGGTGGCAGTGGTTCTGAATCCGGTACTTTGCGGCGCAAGGAACGAAGCCGTAGTAAATCACCATTTAGAAGTTTCCGttggaaaaaatcaacaaagtCACCTAGCCTGGATCGAAGTGGTGTGAGCGATGATGATCATAGTTATACTG AACAACGGAGTCCTGGCGATGACGAATTTGAAGGAACGTTAACGCGTAAACACGAATGGGAAAGCACAACAAAAAAAGCCACGAATCGATCATGGGACAAACTATATATGGTCGTACGTGGGCAAAATTTGGTAGCTTACAAAGATCAAAAATCCTACAAAGCTGCTGCCGACCAGCCATACAAAGGTGAACCACCTCTAGATCTTAGAGGTGCCTCTGTACAGGTCGCCAGTGAATACACCAAGAAGAAACATGTCTTCCGAGTCAa GTCTCAGAGCGGAGCAGACTTCCTATTCCAAGCTAAGGATGACGCAGAAATGCTTGAGTGGGTATCTGTGTTAAATCAAGCTGCACAGGGTGTATCTGGCGCGAGTACATCTAGAGCACATACTCTGCCAGCACCGACGCAAGCTGAAACCAAGCGGCGTAGTTTCTTCACACTCAAGAAAAA CTAA